In the genome of Thermoanaerobaculia bacterium, the window GAGAACCTTGGCCTCGGCCTCCTTGGTCCTGGCCTTCAGCTCGGACACGTGGAGCCGTGTCTTTTCGCGCTCCCTCATCTTCACGAACCGGATCACTGCGTAGGCCAGGAGCGCACCCGTCAGCAGGTACAGCAGGTAGGCCCATGTCGTCTGCCACCAGGGCGGTAGGATCGTGATCTTGAGAGTATCGCCGTCCATGTTCCACACGCCGTCGTTGTTGGATCCCCGGACCCGGAAGTAGTAGGTACCCGGGTCCAGGTTGGTGTAGTGGGCGTAGCGGTAAGACGCATCGGCCTGGATCCAGTCATCGTTGAATCCTTCCAGCATGTAGGCGTAGCGGTTTTTTTCCGGCGTCGTGTAGTTGAGCGCGACAAATCCGATGGAAAAGATATTGTCCCGGTGCGTGAGCGTAATCTCTTCCAGCTCTGTGACCGGTCGGGGCAGATAGTCGTGCGGCTCCCCGTTCGTGGTGGATCGTGCCAGCTGAAAGCTTGTGATGTAGACCGGCGGCACGAAGGGATTATCCTGGATGGTGGTCGGATCGAAATAGTCGATGCCGTTGATGCCGCCGAAGAACATGTAGCCGCTTCTGGACAGCATGTAGGCTCCGCCGTTGTACTCCTTGCTCAGGAGGCCGTCGGCCATGCCGAAATTCTTGAAGGTCTCCTTTTCGGGGTCAAACCGGGAAAGCCCGTTGTTGGTGCTGATCCAGAGGTAGCCCTTGCTGTCTTCCAGGACGCCGTAGACGACTTCATTCGCCAGGCCGTCCTCTTCAAGGTAGTAGGTGAAGGTCTCATCTTCGGGATTGAATTTGTTGATGCCTCCGCCGCCTGTTCCCACCCAGAGGGTGCCCCGGGAATCCTGAAAGATGGTGAGGACCACATTGTGGCTCAGGCTTTTAGGGTTGTTCGGGTCATGGGTATAGTGGGTAAAGCGGCCGCTCTCCCGGTTGTATCGGTCCAGCCCGGCGGAAAAGGTCCCGAACCATAGAACGCCGTTCCTGTCCTCGTAGATCTTGTAGATGAAGTTGTCGTTGATGGTGTCCGCATCCGCCGGGTCATGCATGAAGTGCGTAAACACAGGCGGATCGACCGACTTCAGCTGGTTCACCCCTCCGGTTCGCGTGGCAATCCATAGCGTCCCCTGGCTGTCCTCGAAGATGTCGTAGATCCGGTCACTCGAGATACTGGATGGGTCAACGGGGTTGTGGCTGAGATGGGTGAAGGTGCCCCGCTTTCGGTCGAAGCGTTCCAGGCCGCCGGTGTCGGTTCCAATCCAGAGGTTTCCCCGGGAATCCTCAAAGATCTTTCGGATGTAGTCATCGCTCAGGCTTGCGGGGACCTCCGGGTTGTGAACGAAGTGATCGAAACGCTTTTGCCTTGTGTCGTATCGGTTCAGACCGCCCTCCCGTGTCCCCACCCAGAAGGTGTCTTCCCGGTCCTGCAGCATCGCCCAGACGGAGTTGTTGCTCAGGCTGCGCTCATTGTTGGGGTCATTCGCGAAGTGATAAAACTTAATGTATCGCGGGTCAAGCTTGTTGATCCCCCCCATTTCGGTCCCGATCCAGAGTGTACCTTCCCGATCCATGAGGAGGGAAAAGACATAGTTGTTGTTCAGGCTGTCAGGATTGGATGGATCCCTTTTGTATGCCGTGAATATGCCCGTTGCGGGGTCCAGCCGGTTCAGCCCGCCGCCCTCCGTGCCGATCCAGAGATTTCCCTCCGGATCGTCGATGATGCACAGCACCCGGTTGTGGCTCAGGCTGGTCGGATCCCCGGGCCGGTTTTGGTAGCAGGTAAAGTTCGGGTTTGCGAGATCTTCACGATCGGCCTTCAGCATGCAGATGCCGCCGTCACGGGTCCCGATCCAGAGGTTCATTGCTTTGTCTTCGTGAATGGTCCAGATTTCGTTCGAGCTGAGGCTGGTCGGGTTGGTCGGGTCATGCAGAAGGTTGATGAATTCGGGGGCAGGGGAGTCCATCTGGTCCGGCGCGAGGATGCTGAGCCCGCCCGTGCGGGTCCCGATCCAGAGAAACCCGGCATGGTCCAGGCACAGGCTCAGCACGTTGTCCTGCACCAGCGACCCGGGGCGATCCGGGTCGTGGCGGTACCGGGTGAAAGTCTCGGTCTCGGGATCGAAGCGGTTCAGCCCGCCGCCATCGGTTCCCAGCCACAGCGCTCCGGTCGGATCTTCCAGGATCGTCCACACGTAGTCGTTGCTGAGCGTGGCGGGATTGTCCGGATCGGCATGGTAGCGCGTAAACTTGCCGGTGCTTCGATCCAGGCGGTTCAATCCTCCGCCGTTGGTGCCGATCCAGATATTGCCGCTGGAGTCCTCGTGCAGGCAGCGGATGAAGTTACTGCTGATCGTGGACAGATCCCCCGGGTCGGGCCGGTATACGACGAAGCTGTATCCATCGTACATGTTGAGGCCGTCTTCCGTTCCGAACCACATGAATCCCCTGGAGTCCTTGAGGAGGGCTCGCGCGGTGGTCTGCGACAGCCCTTCATCCAGGGAAATGTGCTCGAACTTTACCTCCGTGGCGTATACGCATTCTCCCCCGTGAACGGTCAGGGGAAACGCCAGCATGCTTAGAGCACAGAGAAGATACAGCCTGGATACCCGAACCTTCAAGTAGATCGCCATCTGATACCTATAACTACGCAAATGGCGAAAAGTTGTTTCCTGACTCCTTGACTTCCCGGGGGAACTTATCTGGGTGGGACTTGGTCAAGGGATTTTGTAGTGTTTTGTCATCGCGAGAATGGCCCACGTAGTCGCATCTTACGATGCGATCTCTATGAAAACGGTGTTTCCTTTTTATCTCATATTTAATAACTTACAAAATAAAAAATAGGGACTGTCCCTATTTTATGACATGATATTGCATTGGATACTACCGTCACGATCAAGACTTTGGGCACCCTCAGGATCTTCGATCCTTCGAGTATCCATTCGGTTAGCCGAGAGATTCTGTAGATTAATGTAGTAGATACCCTCAAAATCTAACGATTTTTCGAGTACCCATTCGACTAACCAAGATGCTTCGCAAACATCTCGGGTCTCATAGGCATCTCGGACCTCATAGATATCAATTCGGCACCTGGCTTACCTTCTGTAAGTCAGAGCCTCGGACATATCGTCACTCACCGTCACAAAAACCGTGACGGAGAGTATCAATTCGGCACCTGACTTACCTTCTGTAAGTCAGAGCCTCATTGAGACTGCTTCGTCGTTGTACGCCTCGCAGTGACAGGGCGAAACAATCTCCCGTAGAGAAAAAAAACGGTCGAAGTATTACATGGAGCACAATAGGGGTTGACCTTTGACGAATGGGGTTTCGAGGAATAGAATTGAATAAGATATTCGGAAAGGATGGTACATATGAATATTCCCTGCTATCTTCTGAAAATCTCAATGATGGGAATTTCTCCTGAAATCTGGAGAAGGTTTGTTGTTCCGGCCAATATTGCCCTGGACCGTCTCCACGATGTCATTCAGATTGTCATGGGGTGGACGGATACTCATCTCTATGTGTTTATGCATGGAGATGAAAAATATACGGAAGATCCGGAGGATCCCATGGATGATAATGATGCAGCCGAGTATTCATTGAAGGAGGTGCTTAAAAAGAAAGGGGATTCCTTTGTGTACATGTACGATTTTGGAGATGGGTGGGAGCATCTCATTACGGTCGAATCCTCCGATTATGAACCGGAAAAGTTTATACGACCCTTCGTCTGCCTTGATGGTGCAAGGTCCTGTCCGCCGGAGGATGTGGGGGGGCCTTATCGTTATGATGAATTTTTATCGGCCTACAGGGATCCTTCTCATCCGGATCATGCGTGGTACAGGGAGTACCTGGGGGATGATTTTGATAGCGAATTATTCAACGTGGATGAAGTGAACAGGGAACTGGCGAAGTATCTTCGTTGGTTAAGGAGTAGTGTCTGAGAGAGATAGGGATATTTATTCGTCCAATGTGCAGTGTAAATGCATAATAGACGATAGGCTGGCAGGGGTAGGGTGTTTGCTGGCATTTGACCGGCATAATAACTGAATTTCCAATATCCAATACGGCGCACCTGTCGTATGTTGCTAAAGGGGGGGACGTGCTTGATGAATGGCGGATTCGTTGTCAGTTTATCCTACAAAAAGATGAAAAAGGGGGTTTTGTAGGGTAACGGCGGAATGATTGGGTTGTTACTTTCCTGCTATTAAATTGGTCAGCATCACCGTGATGACTTCTTTTTCCTTTGGCCTGCTTTCTGCGATCATCAGGGTCATGGCTACTAATGCATTGTCAGCAATACGTCGGTTACCTGTTTTATCATGGATCAGGTTATTCTTTTCTGCAAATCGAAGGAAGACTGCGGCTGCAATTCTCTTGTTCCCGTCGACAAAGCTGTGGTTTTTCACCAGGAAGTAAAGGAGGTTTGCGGCTTTTTCTTCTATGGAAGGATATAAGTCTTTGCCTCCGTAACTTTGCATTATTGCGCTCAGTGAGCTTTTAAGGCTGGCATCTTTCTCCTTACCAAAGAGTGAAGATGCATGATATTTACTCTTCATTTGGTCAATGAGCTGAATGACTTCCTCGTATGTGATTGATTTTGCTTTGCGACGGGAGACTTTTCGGACAGAAACTCGCTGATGATCATAATCATCGAGTAATTCAAGTGCATAGGAATACTCAGATACAGTCTGGAGAAGTGCCGATATTTCATCAGTAGAAAGTGCTTTTCTTTTTGAAATATCCGCGGCAAGCCTTAAGGTCTGATTCAGTTGCTTTAATCGCCTCTTGTTTTCACTATACCCCTCGACAATGTGCTGTTTCAGGACGTTAGTTGCCCAGATCCGGAACTCGGTTCCACGTTGGGATTTCACTCGATATCCCGTTGAAATAACAACGTCCAGGCTATAAAAAGTTACGGGCTTATCTGACCCTGCAATATGCATTTTTTGCATATTGCTTTCCTGTATTAATTCCTTTTCTTTAAACACGTTACGGACATGTCTGGAAATAACAGACTGATCTCTCCCCAATAACTCACACATCTGCGCTTGAGTCAGCCATACTGTTTCCTTATCCAATTGGACATCCATGTTTACGGATCCATCATCACTTTTATAGAAGGCAATTTCTGTTTTTTTCTGTTTCATTTTCTGTCTTTCTTTATGTTCTATGGGGTGCATTCTCCGGTGTCCTGGGGGCCGGGGAGGCAGGCGTTGTCGGAGACGGGGCGTTCGTCGTCCGCCGTGTTTTTGCCGTAGGAGCCTTCCTGGAATCCATTACCGGAGACGACAAGGAAGTACTGGCCGGCAAAGAGGTTCAGGTCGGCATCGCTCAGGGGCAGGGAGAAGGTAGTCCCTGCCTGTCCGCATACCAGTGGTGTGTCATGGCCGTATCCTCCGGCCAGGGAGGTGATATCCCCGGTGTAGAGGGAGTACCCGGAGGAGTCGCAACCCCCTCCTGGTCCGTTCCAGGAGAAGTCCAGGTCGGTGCCGTTCTTTGCCAGGGTGAAGGAGCCATCGTTTGCCGATTCACCCGGAGGGCCGTAGGCGTCGCAGAGGTAGCAATGGGGAGCGATCCGGATGTTGACGTTATCAATGAGGGCGTACCAGTCCCAGGCTGTCGCCACGTAGTGAAACCGGATCTTCGTGTCGGCTGACCCCGCGAAGGCGGAGATGTCCAGGCTTACCTCTTCCCCCGGGCCGAAGGGGGAGTGGCTTTCGTTCCAGGAGAGGATGTTGGTCCAATCTGTGCCGCCGTTTGTAGAGATGTCAACGTGGAAGTAGTCGATGGCCCGGGCTTCAAGGTCACGGTAGGCTGCAGTAAAGTTGAGTGTGGCACTGGCGCCACCTGGAATGTATATTGCCGGAGTGATCAGCTCCGTGTCCATTCCATCTCCACACCAGTCGCTGTCCGCGTCGGCAGCATGGTTGACCAGGGCGATGTCCCGGCCGATAAAGGTACTTTTGCTGGCTCCTGCAAGGACAGGTTTTGCGGGATTTGTGATGTCGAAGATGAGCAGCCCCAGGCTTGTGTCGGCTACATAGACCAGCTGATTGAAAACCTTGACCCGCCTTGCCTGCTCCGCCGTTGTAGTGAACCCCACTTCCACCGGCGCAGAGGGGGTTGAGATGTCGATGACCCGAAGACCGCCATCGTGGGCTGCCACATAGGCATAGTTACCGGATATGGCGACATCCCAGATCGTTCCGGGGAGGTCGATGTGGCCCACTTCGACAGGGATGTTAATGGTGCTGATATCAATGATCCGGAGACTGGTGAAGTCGGCTACATAAACATAGTCGCCCTCCACCGCGAGATCCCAGGCGGCTACCGGGGTAGCCAGGGAACTAACGAAGGTCGGAGCGGCCGGAGTGGATATGTTGAGGATCTGGAGGGTCACGCCGTCGGCCACGAAGGCGTAGTTCCCCTGAATGGCTACGCCTGTGCTGTTTCCGGGCGTATCATAAAATCCGGCGCCGGTGGGGCTGGCCGGTATGGAAATGTTAATGACGCGCAGACCGCTGTACTGTGCGGGGATGTAAGCGTAGTTTCCTTTGATAGCCACGTCGAATCCGCTGGTAGGGAGTATAAACAAGCCGATCTGGGCTGGGTCTCTGGACGAGATATCGTACACACGGAAATAATTAAGGCCCACGGTATAGGCGTAGTTGCCGGAGACGGCGATCCCATAAAGAACATTGGAGCTTTCCGTGTAGAGATTGATCGGATCTGAGGGTATGGAGACATCCAGGAGCCGCAGTCCGTCACTGGATTCCGCGACGTAGGCGTATCCGGGATGGCTACCCGAGTAAGTGGGCCGGCCGGTTGTCCTCGTGCTTTCCCACTGGCATGTGCCCGTATGGTCGACGATCTGCCAGCCTTCCGGGGGCCACGCATCAAAGGGCTCACGGAAGATGTATCCGCTGTCCCGTCCTATCGGAAATTGAAAAGGAATGTCCCAGGTACCTTCATCAGCTGTGAGGGACAGGGTGAAATCGATGGTTGAAGTGCAGGGGGTCAGTTCAGATATGTCGAACGTGAACGGGGTGATATTCAAGCTTTCCATTCCGGCCAGGAGATCGTAAAAGGCGGAATTATCTATCGTGATCATGATATTGGAGTTTGTCGTGGCCAACGTTCCGGTGAGATTGGTCACGTCAAATGCCCCGGGATTGGATAGGAGTACCTGGAGAGTGATGGATTCTCCCGGGTCGGCAATATCGTTGCCGTTTCCTGTGCCTGCGACCGTACAGGTGTCCTGCCAGAGGGAATATGAATACTCTACCACCGGAACACCTGTGGTGAAGGATCGTTTGGCGCTCTGGCGCGTGCCGCAGTTGTTCGAGGCCACGACGTACCAGGTATAGGTGGTCGAGGAATCCAGGCCAGAGAGCTCCAGGTATGTGTTCGTGATGTTGTCCTGGTAGAGGGGTATGGGGGAGCTGGTTCCCAGGTAGACGGAATATGAGGTCATCCAGGCGGAGGGTTCCCAGTCCAGGACGACATCGTTGGGCTGGTCTGTTGCTCCGTCATCGGGAGACACAAGATCAAACGAGCCGGGAAGGGGTGTGGTTGAAAAGGATTGAATCGCCGGAGCCTGGCTCCCGCATCCGTTCTCAGCCATGACGTTCCAGTAGTATGTGGTTCCCGGCACAAGGGTCACGGGATAGTCCGACCAGGGATAGTCGGATTCGATAATTCCGGGCGGGGTAACGGTATCAAGGTAGATGTTGTAGCCAAGAGCCTGGGTACTGTCGGTCCAGTCCAGGGTGAGGCTGCAGGCCTGGTTGAAAGAGATGTCCGGTGGGGTGGTCAGGCTGAAGCTGCCCGGAGGATTGGAACAGCAGTCCGTAAGGGAATAGATCACTAAACCATCCTGCTCGTTGGCCGCGTAAGCGTAGAAACCGTCGATAAAGATGCCTTCGGTGTCTCCGTTGGAGGTATTACTGCCTGCCGATACGGGTGCCGCGGGATTGGACATATCTACGATGTGCAGTCCGCCGGCCGTGGGGTGAAGAGAGCCCAGGAATGCATAATTGCCCGACACGGTCAGATGGTTAATCGCTCCGCCCGGATCAAAGAACCCGACTTCGAAGGGGCTGGCCGGATTGGAAACGTCCACGATGCGCAGGGCGTCATAGAAGGCAGCGACGTAGGCAGTATTTCCATGCGCCACCACATCCATGGCAAGGTCGGGGGTGGGAAAGTACCCCAGGTATACCGGTGATATGGGTGTGGAGATGTCGTAGATCAGCATGCCTGCAGATTGAGCCGCAATGTAGAGACGGGTCTCCCAGATGGATA includes:
- a CDS encoding two-component regulator propeller domain-containing protein, with product MAIYLKVRVSRLYLLCALSMLAFPLTVHGGECVYATEVKFEHISLDEGLSQTTARALLKDSRGFMWFGTEDGLNMYDGYSFVVYRPDPGDLSTISSNFIRCLHEDSSGNIWIGTNGGGLNRLDRSTGKFTRYHADPDNPATLSNDYVWTILEDPTGALWLGTDGGGLNRFDPETETFTRYRHDPDRPGSLVQDNVLSLCLDHAGFLWIGTRTGGLSILAPDQMDSPAPEFINLLHDPTNPTSLSSNEIWTIHEDKAMNLWIGTRDGGICMLKADREDLANPNFTCYQNRPGDPTSLSHNRVLCIIDDPEGNLWIGTEGGGLNRLDPATGIFTAYKRDPSNPDSLNNNYVFSLLMDREGTLWIGTEMGGINKLDPRYIKFYHFANDPNNERSLSNNSVWAMLQDREDTFWVGTREGGLNRYDTRQKRFDHFVHNPEVPASLSDDYIRKIFEDSRGNLWIGTDTGGLERFDRKRGTFTHLSHNPVDPSSISSDRIYDIFEDSQGTLWIATRTGGVNQLKSVDPPVFTHFMHDPADADTINDNFIYKIYEDRNGVLWFGTFSAGLDRYNRESGRFTHYTHDPNNPKSLSHNVVLTIFQDSRGTLWVGTGGGGINKFNPEDETFTYYLEEDGLANEVVYGVLEDSKGYLWISTNNGLSRFDPEKETFKNFGMADGLLSKEYNGGAYMLSRSGYMFFGGINGIDYFDPTTIQDNPFVPPVYITSFQLARSTTNGEPHDYLPRPVTELEEITLTHRDNIFSIGFVALNYTTPEKNRYAYMLEGFNDDWIQADASYRYAHYTNLDPGTYYFRVRGSNNDGVWNMDGDTLKITILPPWWQTTWAYLLYLLTGALLAYAVIRFVKMREREKTRLHVSELKARTKEAEAKVLRVENERKTLELEGARQLQRSMLPDTVPRDPRYSIAVSMKPATEVGGDYYDFHVGKDGTLTIALGDATGHGMQAGIMVAIMKGLFSTLYNEPDIAVFFARCNTIINNMNLQSMWMALTLVKMKDHKVSISSAAMPPVFHYRAAAGTVHMIELKGMFLGVDRELDHKRDHREIQLEPGDKLLLMTDGLAEMENTEEEMLDLHRCQTYFQEVAAQSPGAIIQHLFDRGAEWRGTAPQEDDITLIVLEATNQ
- a CDS encoding plasmid pRiA4b ORF-3 family protein: MNIPCYLLKISMMGISPEIWRRFVVPANIALDRLHDVIQIVMGWTDTHLYVFMHGDEKYTEDPEDPMDDNDAAEYSLKEVLKKKGDSFVYMYDFGDGWEHLITVESSDYEPEKFIRPFVCLDGARSCPPEDVGGPYRYDEFLSAYRDPSHPDHAWYREYLGDDFDSELFNVDEVNRELAKYLRWLRSSV
- a CDS encoding virulence protein RhuM/Fic/DOC family protein; its protein translation is MHPIEHKERQKMKQKKTEIAFYKSDDGSVNMDVQLDKETVWLTQAQMCELLGRDQSVISRHVRNVFKEKELIQESNMQKMHIAGSDKPVTFYSLDVVISTGYRVKSQRGTEFRIWATNVLKQHIVEGYSENKRRLKQLNQTLRLAADISKRKALSTDEISALLQTVSEYSYALELLDDYDHQRVSVRKVSRRKAKSITYEEVIQLIDQMKSKYHASSLFGKEKDASLKSSLSAIMQSYGGKDLYPSIEEKAANLLYFLVKNHSFVDGNKRIAAAVFLRFAEKNNLIHDKTGNRRIADNALVAMTLMIAESRPKEKEVITVMLTNLIAGK